The Pseudarthrobacter sp. BIM B-2242 region ATCCGTTCCGGAGTCCAATACGCGAGGATCTCCTCGTGTGTCTGGTCCGACGTACTGTGGCTGACCGAATCCTCGCCGGGCTCCTTGCCGGACGCGGATTCCTTGCCAGGCGTCCTAGGCTGCTTGGGCAAAGTTGTAGACGTTCTCGATTTCGGTGCCCCAGTACGGGCCGAACATAACTTCGGCACCGTTGTAGCCGTAACTGTTTATGGAGTTCTGTACGCCGTCGTCGAGAAGCCACGGCCCGCCGGAGGAGCCGCCGGTCATCGTGCACGGGATTCCCTGGGTTTCAAACTTGGGGTTCGTCATGTCGTTGGTAGCAGTGCCTGCGCAGCTCCAGAGCTGGGCGCCGTTGTATGGCGTGGAGGCAGGGTAGCCGTAAGACGTGTACTCAAGCCCGCGATCGATACCAAAGACAACGTCGGAGCTGCCCACAACGTCTGTGAGTGTCTCCCCGTCTTCGTTGGGGTTCATGACCGCAAAGCCGGTGTCAAAGGCGATGTCCCCGGAGGTTTTCCACTGCGGTGTGGTGTGCAGGTCCCGGGCGGTCCACCGCCCATAGGGTTCCTTGCCGTTGTCATAGCCGGGAACAAAAATGAAGTTGGTGGCGTACGCGCCGGGACCTTCATTGAGGCAGTGGCCCGCTGTGGCCACGGTGCTTCCGTTCTCCGAGGTGACGGCATTGCCCGAACACACATAGTTGAACCCGCCCATGGTGAAGAACACCTTGCCGATGTGGTCCACCGGTGTCGCCCTCAGGGCGAGCTTTGATTTGCCGCTTACGACCTTGGTTGCCTTGACCTTGGGCTTTTTATCCTTGACCTTGTCCTTCTCCTTGGCCGCGTCCACGGCGTTGAGGGAAGTGCGGCGTTCGATCGCATTTCCGGCCAGGACATCGCCGGGAACAGCGGCGCGCATACGGTCCGCGGTCCAGTATTCCGCCGCACCGGTGCTGTCCACTGTGGCGCTGGCAACCGCGGGGGTGGTCTGGTCGTCCGACGCCGGCGGGGCGGCGTGAGCGGTGCCGGCGCCCACCAGCGCCAACATGGCAGCGGCCGAAAAAGTGAGGAGGCTGGCGGCGAAGGATCTGGTTCGCGTCATGATGGTCCTGTCTGAGCGGGCTGAACGGGGCACCAGAGGTCCGCCGGGTAACCCATAGAACCTATCGAGGCACCCCATTTTTGTAAATAGTAGTCCGGCCTCATGTGCGCGTCACTCTGGTAAAAGTCGAGGTCAACGGGTACTTTTCTCTTATCAATGACCTGTCCGATCTGGGCTCCGGACTCCGAGTGAAATTGGGGCCCCATCGTGATTGCTTTCTGGAAATCTGCCAAGAAGTCCTCTGCCGCAGGCAGGCATTTTGCCGCCAACGGGGGAGCCGGCGCCGCCGTCCCGGATATGGAGGCGTTCACCGCGGCACTCCAGCTGCGGGACGTTGATCCAATCCACACGTTCACCGCCACCGAAGAGCTGCGCCGTCAGGACCCCAAGTACGTGCAACTGTGGCCGAGTGATATTCCCCACAAACGGCGCTGACACGCTCCTCACGGTTGCCGGCGGCTGCCGGTTGCAATGCCCGACGGCGACTGGCCCGCTTGGGGTGCCTCCCCGCCGTCGTGCGCTCCCGGGTACCTCAAACCTGCGGTAATACGGGCTGTCCGGCCGTCCCGGGTAGGGCTCAAAGCCGTGTCCTCGGGTAAGTTAGGTGAGGTGAAATAGACAAATTTCCACAAAAAATCAGCCGACCTCCAGGGAGACGCCCGCGCATGTCCAAGATTATCTATACCCACACCGACGAAGCGCCGATGCTGGCTACTTATTCGTTCTTGCCGATCATCGAGGCGTTTGCTTCGACCGCAGGTGTGGAGGTGGAGACCCGTGACATTTCGCTCGCAGGCCGCATCATCGCCGTGTTCGGTGACTACCTCACCCCTGAGCAGCAGATCGCCGATGCCCTTGCTGAACTGGGTGAACTGGCAAAGGCGCCGGAAGCCAACATCATTAAGCTGCCAAACATCAGCGCTTCCATCCCGCAGCTGAAGGCCGCCATCGCCGAGCTCCAGAGCCAGGGCTACAACCTGCCCGATTACCCGGACAACCCGGCCTCCGATGAGGAGACGGCCGTCCGCTCGCGCTACGACAAGATCAAGGGTTCCGCCGTGAACCCGGTCCTTCGCGAAGGAAACTCGGACCGCCGCGCGCCGCTGTCCGTAAAGAACTACGCCCGCCAGAACCCGCACTCCATGGGTGCCTGGTCTGCGGACTCCAAAACCAACGTTGCCACCATGGTCAAGGACGACTTCCGCTCGAACGAGAAGTCCGTGGTCATTGAGTCCGACGGGACCATCGCCATCCAGCTGGTCCGCGAAGACGGTTCGGTCAAGGTCCTGAAGAAGGCCTTCCCCGTGCTGGCCGGCGAGGTCATCGACGGCACCGTCATGCGCGCCGCTGCCCTGGATGAGTTCCTGGCAGCCCAGGTTGCCCGTGCCAAGGAAGAAGGGGTCCTCTTCTCCGCCCACCTGAAGGCCACCATGATGAAGGTCTCTGACCCCATCATCTTCGGGCACGTGGTGAAGGCCTACTTCTCTGAACTGTTCGAGACCTACGGCAAGCAGCTCTCCGCCGCCGGCATCAGCCCCAACAACGGACTCGCTGCCATCCTCAGCAGCCTTGAGGACCTGCCGGAGGACGTTCGCGAGGGCGTTCAGGCACTCATCACGAAGGGCCTCGAAGAGGGTCCGGCCCTGGCAATGGTGGACTCGGACAAGG contains the following coding sequences:
- a CDS encoding serine protease, translating into MTRTRSFAASLLTFSAAAMLALVGAGTAHAAPPASDDQTTPAVASATVDSTGAAEYWTADRMRAAVPGDVLAGNAIERRTSLNAVDAAKEKDKVKDKKPKVKATKVVSGKSKLALRATPVDHIGKVFFTMGGFNYVCSGNAVTSENGSTVATAGHCLNEGPGAYATNFIFVPGYDNGKEPYGRWTARDLHTTPQWKTSGDIAFDTGFAVMNPNEDGETLTDVVGSSDVVFGIDRGLEYTSYGYPASTPYNGAQLWSCAGTATNDMTNPKFETQGIPCTMTGGSSGGPWLLDDGVQNSINSYGYNGAEVMFGPYWGTEIENVYNFAQAA